The genomic region AGACCATTACTGGCAAATCGCCGCCAACGACCAGGCCCGCGTGGCGGCTGATTACGCGCCGCTGGTGCTGCGCTGGAAGGATGGCAATGCCATCCGCCTGTCGGACGTGGCCGATGTGACCGACTCGGTGCAGGACGTGCGCAACTTTGGCGTGGCCAATGGCAAGCCGGCCATCCTGCTGCAGGTGTTCAAGCAGCCCGGTGCCAACATTCTGGAGGCCGTAGACCGCGTGCGTGCGTTGCTGCCCCAGTTGCAGGCCTCCATCCCCGCGGCCATTGACATTGAGATCGTGTCTGACCGCACGCCCACGCTGCGCGCATCCGTCAAGGAGGTGGAGCACACGCTGGTGATTGCGGTGGCGCTGGTGATCCTGGTGGTGTTTCTGTTCCTGCGCAACGGGCGCGCCACGCTCATCCCGGCAGTGGCCGTGCCGGTGTCGCTGGCGGGCACGTTTGGGGTCATGTATCTGGCGGGGTACACGCTGGACAACCTCTCGCTCATGGCGCTGACCATTGCCACCGGGTTTGTGGTGGACGATGCCATTGTGGTGCTCGAAAACATCATGCGTCACATGGAACGGGGCAAGTCGGCGCTGCAGGCATCGCTCGAAGGCGCGCGCGAGATTGGCTTCACCGTGGTCTCCATGAGCATTTCCCTCATCGCGGTGTTTGTGCCCATCCTGTTCATGGGCGGCATCGTGGGGCGGTTCTTTCGTGAATTTGCCATCGTCATGTCGGCGGCCATTCTGGTGTCGCTGGTGGTCTCTCTCACCACCACCCCCATGATGTGTGCGGCCCTGCTGCGCCCGCATGCAGCGCGTTCCCCGGGCGTCGGCGCGTCAAGTCGCTGGGCTCGGTTCTCGGCCTGGGTGGATCGGTGGCAGGTGCGGGGCCTGCGCGGCTACCGGCACAGCCTGGCGTGGTGCCTGCGCCACCAACCTGTGGTGCTACTGGTGCTGGCCGGGGTGGTGGGGCTCAATGTGTACCTTTACACCGCCATCGACAAAGGCTTCATGCCTGAGCAGGACACGGGTCGCATCTCGGGTTTCATCCGTGCGGACCAGGCCACGTCTTACCAGGCCATGGAGCAGCGGCTGCAGCGCTTTCTGGCCATCGTGCAGGCAGACCCCGCGGTGGAGTATGTGACCGGCTCCACCGGCGGCTGGCAGCGCAACGCAGCGCAGATGTTCATGACCCTCAAGCGCGGGCCGGGGCAGGAGTCGTCAGACGTGGTCATTGCGCGGCTGCGTGAGCAGCTCAAGAACGAGCCCGGTGCGCGCCTGTTCATGGTGCCGCAGCGCGACATCCGCATTGGCGGCAGGCAAAGCAGTGCGTCGTACGACTACACGTTGCAGGCCGACGACATTGCCGAACTGCGCACCTGGGAGCCACGCATACGCCAGGTGCTGTCGCAACTGCCTGAGCTGGAGGACGTGAACAGCGATGTATCGGACTACGGCCTGCAGACCACGCTGGTGATTGACCGGGATGCCGCTACGCGCCTGGGCCTCACCATGGCGCAGATCGACGCCACGCTGAACGACGCCTTCGGGCAGCGGCAGGTGGGCGTCATCTACAACCCCCTCAACCAGTACCGCGTGGTGCTGGAGGCAGCGCCGCAATACCTGCAGAGCCCTGAGACGCTGCGCGGCTTTTTCTTCGTCAACAGCGCAGGCCAACAGGTGCCCCTGACGGCGTTTGCGCGCATCACCGCCACCAATACACCGCTGTCGGTGAACCATGAGCGTGGCACGCCTGCCAGCACGATCAGCTTCAGCCTGGCCCCCGGCGTGTCGCTGTCGCAGGCGGCTGATGCGGTCAACAACGCGGTGGCCGAGCTGGGCGTGCCGGTGGGGATTCGCGGCACCTTCAGCGGCACGGCGGGGGCCTTTCAATCGGCCCTGGCGGGGCAACCGCTGCTCATCCTGGCAGCCATCGTCACGATCTATCTGGTGCTGGGCATGCTGTACGAGAACCTGGTGCATCCGTTCACCATCCTCTCCACGCTGCCTTCTGCGGGCGTGGGCGCACTGCTGGCGCTGATGCTCTTCAAGACCGAGTTCTCGCTCATCGCGCTCATCGGCGTCATCCTGCTGATCGGCATCGTCAAGAAGAACGCCATCATGATGATCGACTTTGCACTGTCGCGGCAGCGCAGTGGTGCGCGCAGCGCGGCCCAGTCCATCTACCGTGCCTGCAGCCTGCGGCTGCGCCCCATCCTCATGACCACCATGGCCGCCATCTTTGGTGCGCTGCCCCTGGCCATCAACCGGGCGGATGGGGCCGAACTGCGCCAGCCCCTGGGCATTGCCGTGGTGGGCGGGCTGCTGGTGAGCCAGCTGCTCACCCTCTACACCACACCGGTGGTCTATGTGGCACTGGACCGCTTGCGCCTGCGCGTGCTCCGCACCGCGGGCCGACTGCGCAGGGGGCGGGGCTCATCCCATGCACCCGCCGCCGCGCTACAAGGAAATGAGTGATGTCTGATTTGTCTGTTCTTCTGCCTCGCGCGCTTGCGCCACGCCGCTCTTTGGCCCTTTCTGGCACCACGCTGCTGGCGGCTGCGGTGCTGGCTGCCTGCAGTACCCAGCCGGTGTACGAGCGGCCTGCACTGCAGGTTCCTGCACAGTACAAGGAATCGCTGGCCGCCACCGCCGCAGGCGTGTGGCAGCCTGCGCAAGCCGCACAGACTGCGCCATCTGCCAGCACAGTGCCTGCTGCATGGTGGACGCTGTATGGCGATGCCACGCTCAATGCCTTGCAAGACCAGGCTGCTGCGGGCAACCAGAACATTGCGCTTTCGCTGGCTCGGCTGCGCGCCGCGCAGGCGGCGGTGGCCAGCAGCAGTGCAAGCCAGTTGCCCACCCTGGGGGCGACGGCCAGCACATCACGCGCTCGCAGCGGCACGCAGGCGGCGGATGGCAGCACCAGTGCGCGCTTGAGCACCAGCCATTCGATAGGGCTGAATGCCAGCTGGGAGCTGGACCTGTGGGGCCGCATTGCCAGCACCGTAGACGCGGCCCAGGCATCCGCCCAGGCCAGCGCAGACGACCTGGCGGCCATGCGCCTTTCGGTGCAGGCCAGCGTGGCGCAGACCTATTTTTCGCTGCGTGCGGCCGAGGCCAATGCGCAGATCCTGCGTGAAACCCTGCAGGCCTATGACCGCAGTTGGGAGCTGACGCGCAACCGCCAGCAGGCAGGCGTTGCCTCTGTAGCCGATGTGGCGCAGGCCGAGTCGCAATACAAGTCCACCCAGGTGCAGTTGCTGGAGGCTGAAACCACACGCACCCAGCTGGAGCACGCCCTGGCTGCCCTGGTGGGGCAGGCCCCTGCAAGTTTCAGCGTGCAGCCCACGGGCTTGCTGCCCACGCCACCCACCGTGCCCGCGCAATTGCCATCGCAACTGCTGGAGCGCCGCCCCGACATTGCCGCCGCAGAGCGCCGGGTGGCTGCCGCCAACGCGCAAATTGGCGTGGCCAAGGCAGCGTTCTTCCCGGCCTTGACGCTGACGGGCAGCGCGGGGTACCGCGGCTCGGAGCTGTCGAATCTGTTCAACGCGCCCAACCTGTTCTGGTCCCTGGGGCCGCAGCTGGCGCTATCGTTGTTTGACGGCGGTGCGCGCAGCGCCGCAGTGGAGTCGGCCCGCGCTTCCAACGAGCAGGCTGCCGCCACCTATCGGCAGACGGTGCTTACAGCCCTGCAGGAGGTGGAAGACAACCTGACGGCCGCCGCAGCCCTGGCGCAGGAGCAGCAACTCCAGATGGAGGCGCTGGCGGCTGCACAGCGCGCGCTGGATGTGGTCAACAACCAGTACCGGGCGGGCACGGTGGGGTATCTGAACGTGATCACAGCGCAGGCCACGGTGCTGTCGGCCCAGCGCAGCCTCACGGATGTGCGCAACCGCCGCCTGGCAGCCGTCAACACCTTGCTGAAAAACGTGGCTGGAAGCTGGGAGCCTCTGCAGGTACAGGCAAAGACCGCCAGTCAGCCGCAATAGTGCGAAGGTTTGATGTGACCTTCATCGGGTGCATTCAGTTGGAGGTTCCAACCAGAAACCCCCAACTCAAGGCACTACACCTCTGTGGGCAGGTTCGGCAGGTTCGGCAGGTTCAGATCCAGATAGGCTTTTTCGAGTGCGGCACGACCTTGGGGCGTGACGCTGGTGACCTCTGCCTTTTGGATGGGCGAATGCACATCGGGTAAATGGGCCGTCACCAATTGCGCGGCCACCAAAATCCGGAGTTTGTCGATCTCTGCAGTGTCTTCAATGATTTTGGGCAACGGACTTTCCGCGATTGAGAGCATCAATTCAAGTGGCATTGTTCACTTCCTCAGAAAGTCAAGATTTTGATTGTGAACTTGGCAACTAAAAATGACCAGTCGATTAAACATCTGTTAACCAAAAGTGAACGATCGGTTGAATTGGTGACTCGCGGTTCTCGTTCAATATTTTGGAAATATGGTATTGGATAATAAATATAAAGTCTTTGTTAAATCATTTGATATTGGCGATTTACGTATCTTTGATATTCTGAAAATAGATCAGCGAGGTCAGAATGAAATCAATGAAACTTGAGAGCACTGTCCGAGTGCAGCCTCGAAGTCATCGATAGCAGGTCCCGCATATTCAGAAAGATTCCCCGCTGAAGCGGTGACTTCAAGGGTTGGAAGATTTCGCTCATCCTTGTTGAGTCAGTCTCAACAGACAGTCGTGGTACCTGCACTACAGGCAGGCCAGAGCAAGCGCCGCCACTGCGGTAGGGCCCAGTGCCCCCAGCAGCAGCCCTCCGGCTCCCACTGTCTGATCCGCGAACCCGTTCTTCAGCAACGCTACGCCTGCCGGGTTGGGGGCGTTGGCAATCACCGTCAGCCCCCCGCCCGCCACGGCACCGGCCACCAGCATGTACTGCGCAGCGGGGGAAATCCCTTCAATGAGCGAGCCCAGGTAGGTCAGTGCGGCGTTGTCGGTAATGGCCGTCAACCCCAGCGCGCCAGCGAACAGGGCCAGCGGCTCCAGCCCCGAGACGATGGGTTGCAGCCACCATTGCTGCATGCCGCCCAGCACCACCAGCCCCGCGAGGAAGAAGCCCACCAGCAGGGCTTCCTTGATGATGAGGCGGCTCTGGTGGGTGCTGTAGGCCTGTGTGTAGCCCAGGAACAGCAGAAAGAGGCCCATGAACACAACCGGGTGATGCGCAAACAGCACCACCAGCGCCAGCAGGGTGATGTGTACCGCAGCTACCGAGACGGGCATCTTCGCTTGATCGCTGGCCTTCAACCCTGCTGCCATGGCCTCTGCACTGGGCAGATGGCGGCGCAGGACCAACGTGCACACGGTCGCGTTGATGAGAACCGCAATGGCCGCCTTCCAGCCAAACGTGGTCAGCATGAACAGGCTGTCCCAGCCCCATGTGGCTGCCACCATCAGCACGGGCGGTGCGGCATAAGAGGTGAGCGTGCCGCCAATGGAGACGTTGACAAACAGTACACCCAAGGCCAGATACTTGGCGCGCTCGGGCACTTCCGTTCGGAAGATCTGTGGGGCTAGCATGAGCGCTGCAATCGTCATGGCGGCGGGCTCGGTGATCAGCGATCCCAGCAGCGGCACCGCCGCCAGCCCCAGCCAGGCAGTGACCAACGGTGTGGGGAGGGGCGTGATACGCGCCAGTGTGGCGACCACCGCCATGACGCTGCGCAGCACGGGGCGCGACGCGGCAATCACCATGACCACGAACACAAACAGGGGCTCGGTGTAGTTGCGCGACTCCGCATATTCCAGCGCTTCGGATCCGCCCGCGGCCATGGCCATGGCAACGATGAGCACCATGGCCCAGAAACCGAAGACGACCTCCACCTCGCCCAGCAAATGAAAAAGCCCGGCGTGGCGTGGGTAGCGGTGCGAGAGTCGCTCGAAAAACTTGACGGAGAAAGTGTGGAGCAAGGCCACGGCAAACAGCGTGGCGGCCATCCATTGGACCAGAGGGGTGTTCATGCGGTACGGGGCGTGAAAAAACCGCGAGGCGGCCCGACCTTCGCTGTACCTGTTGCGCCGATTTGCGCAGACACCCAGCGCATATTTTAATCGCTGGCAGTTGCCAAGCCGGGTAGGAGGAAGGCGCTACTGCTACTTCCGTGCACTGGCGCTACATCGCCTTGAACAGGTGCGCGTAGAGCCTGCTCACGGCCAGCTTTTCAGGCCTGTGGCGCAGGCTCAGGTGCAGCTTGCCTCCCTCGTCCC from Acidovorax sp. DW039 harbors:
- a CDS encoding efflux RND transporter permease subunit, whose product is MSLSTPFIHRPIATMLLTLGLALVGAVSYFLLPVAPLPQVDYPTISVSASLPGASPDTVAATVATPLERALGSIAGVNEITSRSILGSTNITLQFDLNRDVDSAARDVQAAINAARTLLPTGMPSNPTYRKVNPADSPIMILALTSSSLTRGQMYDAASTVLAQKLSQVEGVGQATVSGGALPAVRVSLDPVRLAANGVSLEQVRSAITTTNANRPLGAVEREDHYWQIAANDQARVAADYAPLVLRWKDGNAIRLSDVADVTDSVQDVRNFGVANGKPAILLQVFKQPGANILEAVDRVRALLPQLQASIPAAIDIEIVSDRTPTLRASVKEVEHTLVIAVALVILVVFLFLRNGRATLIPAVAVPVSLAGTFGVMYLAGYTLDNLSLMALTIATGFVVDDAIVVLENIMRHMERGKSALQASLEGAREIGFTVVSMSISLIAVFVPILFMGGIVGRFFREFAIVMSAAILVSLVVSLTTTPMMCAALLRPHAARSPGVGASSRWARFSAWVDRWQVRGLRGYRHSLAWCLRHQPVVLLVLAGVVGLNVYLYTAIDKGFMPEQDTGRISGFIRADQATSYQAMEQRLQRFLAIVQADPAVEYVTGSTGGWQRNAAQMFMTLKRGPGQESSDVVIARLREQLKNEPGARLFMVPQRDIRIGGRQSSASYDYTLQADDIAELRTWEPRIRQVLSQLPELEDVNSDVSDYGLQTTLVIDRDAATRLGLTMAQIDATLNDAFGQRQVGVIYNPLNQYRVVLEAAPQYLQSPETLRGFFFVNSAGQQVPLTAFARITATNTPLSVNHERGTPASTISFSLAPGVSLSQAADAVNNAVAELGVPVGIRGTFSGTAGAFQSALAGQPLLILAAIVTIYLVLGMLYENLVHPFTILSTLPSAGVGALLALMLFKTEFSLIALIGVILLIGIVKKNAIMMIDFALSRQRSGARSAAQSIYRACSLRLRPILMTTMAAIFGALPLAINRADGAELRQPLGIAVVGGLLVSQLLTLYTTPVVYVALDRLRLRVLRTAGRLRRGRGSSHAPAAALQGNE
- a CDS encoding efflux transporter outer membrane subunit yields the protein MSDLSVLLPRALAPRRSLALSGTTLLAAAVLAACSTQPVYERPALQVPAQYKESLAATAAGVWQPAQAAQTAPSASTVPAAWWTLYGDATLNALQDQAAAGNQNIALSLARLRAAQAAVASSSASQLPTLGATASTSRARSGTQAADGSTSARLSTSHSIGLNASWELDLWGRIASTVDAAQASAQASADDLAAMRLSVQASVAQTYFSLRAAEANAQILRETLQAYDRSWELTRNRQQAGVASVADVAQAESQYKSTQVQLLEAETTRTQLEHALAALVGQAPASFSVQPTGLLPTPPTVPAQLPSQLLERRPDIAAAERRVAAANAQIGVAKAAFFPALTLTGSAGYRGSELSNLFNAPNLFWSLGPQLALSLFDGGARSAAVESARASNEQAAATYRQTVLTALQEVEDNLTAAAALAQEQQLQMEALAAAQRALDVVNNQYRAGTVGYLNVITAQATVLSAQRSLTDVRNRRLAAVNTLLKNVAGSWEPLQVQAKTASQPQ
- a CDS encoding putative Na+/H+ antiporter, with protein sequence MNTPLVQWMAATLFAVALLHTFSVKFFERLSHRYPRHAGLFHLLGEVEVVFGFWAMVLIVAMAMAAGGSEALEYAESRNYTEPLFVFVVMVIAASRPVLRSVMAVVATLARITPLPTPLVTAWLGLAAVPLLGSLITEPAAMTIAALMLAPQIFRTEVPERAKYLALGVLFVNVSIGGTLTSYAAPPVLMVAATWGWDSLFMLTTFGWKAAIAVLINATVCTLVLRRHLPSAEAMAAGLKASDQAKMPVSVAAVHITLLALVVLFAHHPVVFMGLFLLFLGYTQAYSTHQSRLIIKEALLVGFFLAGLVVLGGMQQWWLQPIVSGLEPLALFAGALGLTAITDNAALTYLGSLIEGISPAAQYMLVAGAVAGGGLTVIANAPNPAGVALLKNGFADQTVGAGGLLLGALGPTAVAALALACL